A part of Paenibacillus sp. sptzw28 genomic DNA contains:
- a CDS encoding bis-aminopropyl spermidine synthase family protein encodes MKNYIEEASENVRIEEGSRIIEQLLLECYFGFGVSTKELARKTLLPIPVAAAIKKELIKSGALAQDRGVYCTAQGKAWIEQEWGYRGLNNKLHRELMADDAAWGSELADLLSRLEELFRLRPQVNVQIDQSKCTPETSLRRAILCLRQHSLIGKRILCVGDDDLVSISIGLLLQRLFPGGEHSKTTIEVVDIDERFLTFIRDIAGPEKLPVKCRQVDLRQPLPEDLHDQFDCFFTDPPYTLQGMTLFVSRGISALKNRKGLPIFLSFAHKSPEFMLAMQRELVRMGLTVNATLPRFNAYEGAEMIANRSQMIILKTTEQTTQEYTGFFADALYTGEVKRTMRSYRCIKCGESVEVGFQGHISTIEELKNLGCRSCGNDTFHLVDKKIIQIPGETNKSND; translated from the coding sequence GTGAAGAATTACATCGAAGAGGCAAGTGAAAATGTCCGGATTGAGGAGGGCTCCCGAATTATCGAACAGCTTCTGCTTGAATGCTATTTCGGTTTTGGTGTTTCAACAAAGGAGCTGGCACGCAAGACGCTGCTGCCGATACCGGTTGCAGCAGCAATTAAGAAGGAGCTGATCAAGTCGGGAGCCTTGGCACAAGACCGCGGGGTCTATTGCACCGCCCAAGGAAAGGCATGGATTGAACAGGAATGGGGATACCGCGGATTAAATAACAAGTTGCACCGGGAGCTTATGGCCGATGATGCTGCTTGGGGCTCCGAGCTCGCAGATCTATTGTCCCGGCTGGAAGAGCTGTTCCGTTTGCGTCCGCAAGTGAACGTGCAGATCGATCAATCGAAATGCACCCCTGAAACAAGCCTGCGAAGGGCAATACTTTGCCTCAGACAGCATTCACTAATCGGAAAACGGATATTGTGCGTTGGCGATGATGATTTGGTCAGTATTTCGATCGGCCTGCTGCTGCAGAGGTTATTTCCGGGTGGAGAGCATTCGAAGACGACGATTGAAGTTGTCGACATCGATGAACGGTTTCTTACGTTTATTCGAGATATTGCTGGCCCGGAGAAGCTTCCTGTCAAGTGCCGGCAAGTGGACCTGCGGCAGCCATTGCCCGAAGACCTGCATGACCAATTCGACTGCTTTTTCACCGATCCGCCTTATACGCTGCAGGGCATGACCCTTTTCGTTTCCCGGGGAATCAGCGCCTTAAAGAATAGAAAAGGGCTTCCCATCTTTCTGTCCTTTGCCCACAAATCGCCTGAATTCATGCTTGCCATGCAGCGTGAGCTGGTACGGATGGGTTTGACGGTCAATGCTACTTTGCCGCGTTTTAATGCCTATGAAGGAGCAGAAATGATTGCGAACCGGAGCCAGATGATTATTTTGAAGACAACGGAGCAGACGACCCAGGAATATACCGGGTTTTTCGCAGACGCGCTTTATACGGGTGAAGTGAAACGCACGATGCGCTCATACCGCTGTATCAAGTGCGGTGAATCGGTAGAAGTCGGCTTTCAGGGTCATATTTCCACAATAGAAGAACTCAAAAATCTGGGATGCCGCAGCTGCGGGAACGACACGTTCCATCTGGTCGATAAGAAGATTATTCAAATACCTGGCGAAACAAATAAATCGAATGACTAA